The genomic DNA ATAGATTTGATCAAAAAATAACCGAAGGCTTTATACAAGGTAATAGTTTGGCCATTCCTGGTCTTTATAATTCTCAGAATATTAATGTGACTCCTTTAGTTAGAAATGATTTATTCGAAAAAAGAATCAATAGTTTATACGCATTTACCAACATTGGATATAAAGATTATTTATATCTGGATTTAACAGCAAGAAATGACTGGTCATCAACGCTCCCTATAAACAATAACTCTTATTTTTATCCAGGGGGATCACTGTCGTTCATTCCCTCATCAGCATTCAAATTACCAGAGGCTATTAATTTCTTGAAATTAAGATTCAATATGGCAGAAGTTGGTAAAGATACAGATCCTTATAATTTGATAACAGCTTACAATTTTGGAGAGCTTAACGGTACTCTAACAAATCCTTCTCAATTATTAAACGAAAATTTAAAACCAGAAACCACTACATCAACAGAAGTTGGTATAGAAACTTTCTTATTTAATAAAAGAGTATCATTTGATGCAACATATTACACATCAACTTCTAAGGATCAAATTTTAAACGTGGGCATATCTGGAGCAAACGGATTTAACTCTATAGTAACTAATGCTGGTGAAATAAAAAACTCCGGAATTGAATTAGCACTAGGGGTAAAACCTATAAAAACCAACAATCTGGAATGGGGTATAAATGCAAACTTTAGCAAAAACAAAAGTGAAGTAAAATCATTACTAGGTAATCTGGATACTTTTATTATAGCTCAAGGTCCGGACGGCGTAACTGTTGAAGCCAGGCCAGGAGAACAAATGGGAGATATTTATGGCAATAGTTATATAAGAAATGATGCTGGAGACATCATCTTTGAAAACGGATTACCTCTTACTGGGGATAGAAGAAAAGTAGGTAATTACAATCCCGATTGGATCTTAGGTTTATCTACAAACCTTAATTACAAAGGTTTTAGTCTATTTGCTCAATTTGACGTAAGACAAGGCGGCGAAATCTATTCATATACCAATGCTATTGGTCGAGAAAGTGGCACATTAGCATTTACAACGGCTTGGAGAGATGGTATTGTGGGTGAGGGCGTAGTAAGTGATGGCAATGGTGGCTTTACTCCCAACACACAGGAAGTAACAGCTGAAGCATGGGCGTACGCAGTACCTAGAAATAATGCAGAAGCCAATATTTTTGATGCTTCATATGTTAAGCTACGTCAATTAAGTGTTGGCTATACATTTGCCAACAATTGGATTAACACTCTTGGTATGCAGGAATTATCAATAAACTTTGTAGGGTCAAACCTCTTCCTGTGGACAGACGTTCCAAACATAGATCCTGAAGCACAAGCCCTTAACGGAGGATCATTATTACCAGGTTTTGAAGTTACTCAGCTTCCTTCTTCAAGGAGCTACGGATTTAAAATAAATGCGAAATTTTAAAAAAAGAAAACATGAAAAAATTAATATTTCTACTGTCATCATTCCTTATTTTAAGTGGATGTACTAAAGATTTTGAAGCAATAAATACCAATCCTAATAATCAGGAAAAAGCAAGTGAAAGCTTATTATTACCAACCATAATATTTGATTTGTCGAATACTCTCGTCAATCAAACTTATGCCTTTGGAGATGTCATTAGTCAGTATGCCGCAAACTACGAGTTTAATGATATAGATATTTATCGTTGGCAGGGAGATGACAGGTTTTGGTCTCCTATGTATGGAATATTGCAAGATATTAGTGACCTAAAAAACATCGCGAAAACTAATGAAAATGTAAACTATGAGTCCATAGCTTTAATTTTAGAAGCCTATATTTTTAGTATAATAACAGATAGTTATGGAGATGTTCCAATGTCTGAAGCTAATAAAACTTCAGAAGGGCTAATTTCTCCAATTTACGATAAACAAGAAGACATTTACAATGCGTTATTAAATAAATTAGAAGAAGCCAACATGCTTATAAACACCTCTGAAACTGTTACCGGAGACATTCTTTATGGAGGCGATATGTTAAAATGGAAAAAGTTTGCTAATTCATTGAAATTGCGTTTGCTTATACACACCAGTAATGTTCAAAATATTGCTACAGATATAAATACTATTATTAATGATAGCAATACATATCCTATATTTGAATCTAATGATGACAATGCTATCTATAAGTATAGTGGGAATTTCCCGGATATTTCTGATGTTTCCCAAGTTGGAGGCGGTAGAGGTTATGAATATTTTTTACGCATCCCTACAACTCACTTTATTAATCTTCTTAATGATAATAACGATCCCCGATTAGAATTATGGGTAAGTCCAAAAGAAGGCACTAACGATAGAACATTAGGAACAGCTCCCGGTCAATCATTAAGTGATATAGGTAGACCGAATGAATTAAGTAGACGTTCAACAGAATTTTTTGAAAGCGCTACCAAAATACAGGGTATCTTTATGACGTATAGTGAATTAAATTTTATTTTGGCTGAAGTCAGAGAAAATGGGATTATTAATTTAGGTACAGCCGAAGAATACTATAACACTGCTGTAACTGCTTCTTTCAATCAGTGGGAAGTTACTATCCCAGACAATTTCTTAAGTGCAACAGTATCTTATGATAATACTACCGAAAGACTCTATGAGCAAAAATGGTTGGCGTTATATCATACAAGTATGGAAACCTGGTTTGATTGGAAACGCACAGGTAAACCAAATTTTATTCAAGCAGGTTCTGGTAATATTAATAGCAATAAAGTTCCTGTTCGCTTACAATATCCAAATCTGGAACAGTCAGTGAATACGACCAACTATAATAAGGCTTCTGCCGATATGGGAGGAGATACCATTAATGCCTCTTCTTGGTGGTGGTAATCTTTATTTTTTGATATCAAAACAGGGCTTATATAAATTATAAGCCCTGTTTCTTTTTATACTTTCTTCTATTAATTAGAAATACAATAAAAACGACTATAAGAAGAAATACTCCCCCGATCAGATTTAAATAAATCCACAATATTACATTTTGAATTTTAGGTGCCAATAATTTCAATAATGTCTCTGAAGAGAAAAAGAAAATCACTTCTAAAGCTAAGAAAGTAATTACATGATAGAATATTATTTTCTTCATAATCATGAGACCCCTGCCTTCTCAGGGGTTTATTAATTCAATTTAAACATCACATCCTGACTTTCTAATTCACTAAGTAATTCTTGAGATACTTTAACTTTTTGTCTTCTACTAGGCATCTGTAATTTTATTTTGTCTTTATTGTCATAAACCACAAAATTTAACGCTTGGTTTCCAGGATGCATTTGCAATAATTCTTTTAAGCGTAAAATGCTCTCTTCATGTAAATCTTTGATATTAAGCTGAATGGAAAGTTTTTTAGCATAGTTTTCCATGACATCATGTAGTAATTGAAAACTATTAAATTGTAATCTTGGATCACTCTTTTTTCCTGTATCTTTATTAACCCAGCCTTCTCTAATAAATGATTTTACAAACACAAAGTTATTTTTCATTAAAAAGTGTCTGAATTTTAAATATTCTTCACCAAAAATCCTGAATTCAAAACTATCTGTATAATCTTCAACAGTAAACATTCCCCACCCTTTTCCTTGCTTGCTCACACGATGTT from Flavivirga abyssicola includes the following:
- a CDS encoding SusD/RagB family nutrient-binding outer membrane lipoprotein — its product is MKKLIFLLSSFLILSGCTKDFEAINTNPNNQEKASESLLLPTIIFDLSNTLVNQTYAFGDVISQYAANYEFNDIDIYRWQGDDRFWSPMYGILQDISDLKNIAKTNENVNYESIALILEAYIFSIITDSYGDVPMSEANKTSEGLISPIYDKQEDIYNALLNKLEEANMLINTSETVTGDILYGGDMLKWKKFANSLKLRLLIHTSNVQNIATDINTIINDSNTYPIFESNDDNAIYKYSGNFPDISDVSQVGGGRGYEYFLRIPTTHFINLLNDNNDPRLELWVSPKEGTNDRTLGTAPGQSLSDIGRPNELSRRSTEFFESATKIQGIFMTYSELNFILAEVRENGIINLGTAEEYYNTAVTASFNQWEVTIPDNFLSATVSYDNTTERLYEQKWLALYHTSMETWFDWKRTGKPNFIQAGSGNINSNKVPVRLQYPNLEQSVNTTNYNKASADMGGDTINASSWWW